A section of the Coleofasciculus sp. FACHB-T130 genome encodes:
- a CDS encoding SH3 domain-containing protein: protein MKKIYFLIMGAVAISAITGATLATAGRQTGEQNQQSIETNIPQSTSLPEPTAIASTVKTNNDAVEATTPQIKTQADVAIQPKLHNFPHQRIVLVDEVNPESDFAQFRQQLREAVRSRDAEFLQSILPPNQIGIGHGISTLPDLKLENHNAPIWGWLEKALAAGCFQTTNQGQPDVDPQSPGWICNTVPRDFARQYPAPNSADGVSYELSRVIVVGENVNVRSQPSVESPVVGLLSNEVVKVNRQIEEQRARERAQRGEDYSSINGWTAVILPNGKPGYISNRFAYSPLEYQAVFGTVKGQWRLLYMPGGE from the coding sequence ATGAAAAAAATATACTTTTTGATTATGGGGGCAGTTGCGATTTCGGCAATTACTGGTGCCACTCTAGCAACAGCCGGTCGCCAAACTGGGGAACAGAACCAACAAAGCATAGAAACAAATATACCGCAATCAACTTCGCTCCCAGAACCAACTGCGATCGCTTCCACCGTTAAAACCAACAACGATGCAGTTGAAGCCACAACGCCACAGATAAAGACTCAAGCGGATGTGGCAATACAGCCAAAGCTGCATAACTTTCCCCATCAACGCATCGTTCTGGTAGATGAAGTAAACCCAGAAAGTGACTTCGCTCAATTTCGGCAACAGTTGCGGGAAGCAGTGCGATCGCGCGATGCTGAGTTTCTGCAATCCATTTTGCCCCCCAACCAAATTGGCATTGGTCACGGCATCAGCACCCTCCCCGATTTGAAGCTAGAAAATCACAATGCCCCAATCTGGGGATGGCTAGAAAAAGCCCTAGCTGCCGGTTGTTTTCAAACCACTAACCAGGGGCAACCGGACGTTGACCCCCAATCTCCAGGTTGGATTTGTAACACCGTACCGCGCGATTTTGCTCGACAGTATCCCGCACCAAATTCTGCCGATGGCGTTTCCTACGAATTAAGCCGCGTCATCGTTGTAGGTGAAAATGTGAACGTGCGATCGCAACCCAGCGTAGAGAGTCCAGTAGTCGGCTTACTCTCAAACGAAGTCGTCAAAGTCAATCGTCAAATCGAAGAACAACGCGCCAGAGAACGGGCGCAACGAGGCGAAGATTACAGTTCCATCAACGGGTGGACTGCGGTAATTTTGCCAAATGGAAAACCGGGCTACATTTCCAATCGCTTTGCTTATTCTCCCCTTGAATATCAAGCCGTCTTTGGCACAGTGAAGGGGCAATGGCGTCTGCTTTATATGCCCGGTGGAGAGTAA
- a CDS encoding phage tail protein — MADAVELLSSDNYDVAIGDIKDIIIKEVSGMSVDMSPKGADNAIGSGPKGKSLVLSVPSQPKYGEITLVLVPGAHQGGNDDKLWEWYKDCASKANLGEAAKARTLRKEMTINVYYSGSEGKVGLTYSFVGVLPNSFDVPKRDAGSSELETWTLKLNYERMKFTVSA; from the coding sequence ATGGCTGATGCTGTTGAGTTACTATCTAGTGATAACTACGATGTAGCAATTGGTGATATCAAAGACATCATTATCAAAGAAGTCAGTGGGATGTCAGTAGATATGTCCCCAAAGGGTGCTGATAATGCCATCGGTTCTGGTCCGAAGGGAAAATCGCTGGTTCTCAGTGTTCCAAGTCAACCGAAGTATGGCGAGATAACGCTCGTTTTGGTGCCAGGAGCGCATCAAGGCGGAAATGACGATAAGCTGTGGGAGTGGTACAAGGATTGTGCCTCGAAAGCTAACCTTGGGGAAGCTGCAAAAGCGCGAACTTTACGCAAAGAAATGACAATTAATGTCTATTACTCCGGTTCAGAGGGGAAGGTGGGGTTAACGTACAGCTTTGTAGGCGTGCTTCCCAATAGTTTTGATGTTCCTAAGCGGGACGCAGGAAGTAGCGAACTGGAAACTTGGACGCTTAAGCTTAACTACGAGCGGATGAAGTTTACTGTATCGGCGTAG
- a CDS encoding DUF928 domain-containing protein, protein MVNKSSVYFTTLSLALFVGLSAIATSFPATATTKSKPIQQPSLNRREMRVAGRLRFRLPRVGAPKTREPGASRGSSSCAAQGKSLMALLPSTNVGLTVAARPTLFVAVPKTSAQDAEFILYDGETSQQVIYETTLPIPSTGGVVSVSLPQKDAPSLVAGKKYRWSLSMICDAEDRGADISVEGWIQRVQPNVALRNDLKKAAPRDRPAIYAEAGMWLDTLSSLADLRNANPSDFTLETDWKDLLKLVNLGTVAEEPLVVDITQKQTR, encoded by the coding sequence ATGGTGAACAAGTCTTCTGTGTATTTCACAACACTCTCCTTAGCCTTGTTTGTGGGGCTTAGTGCGATCGCTACCAGCTTTCCAGCCACCGCCACCACAAAAAGCAAACCGATTCAACAACCCAGCCTGAACCGTAGGGAAATGCGTGTGGCAGGGCGCTTAAGATTTAGGCTGCCAAGGGTTGGGGCACCCAAAACTAGAGAACCGGGAGCATCGCGTGGTAGCAGCAGCTGCGCCGCCCAAGGAAAGTCGCTCATGGCATTGTTGCCCAGCACAAATGTAGGTTTGACTGTAGCAGCTCGCCCGACATTATTTGTTGCTGTTCCTAAAACTTCCGCCCAGGACGCAGAGTTTATTCTGTATGACGGCGAAACAAGTCAGCAGGTAATATACGAAACAACATTGCCGATTCCTAGCACAGGAGGTGTTGTGAGTGTTAGCCTTCCTCAAAAGGATGCACCCTCGTTAGTTGCTGGCAAAAAATACCGTTGGTCGTTATCAATGATTTGCGATGCTGAAGATCGGGGAGCAGATATTTCTGTAGAAGGGTGGATTCAACGAGTCCAACCAAATGTTGCCCTGAGGAATGATCTAAAGAAAGCAGCACCGCGCGATCGCCCAGCAATCTATGCAGAAGCTGGGATGTGGCTTGACACCCTCTCATCTCTAGCTGACTTACGTAACGCCAATCCTAGCGATTTCACCTTAGAGACCGATTGGAAAGACTTGTTAAAGTTAGTTAATCTCGGCACAGTGGCGGAAGAACCCTTAGTGGTAGATATCACTCAGAAGCAAACCCGATAA
- a CDS encoding ArsR family transcriptional regulator, giving the protein MNQERIDQSPTDSSGHQTDIGLNMLDMMNLPDDLQKLVNWMMRQKNVTLPEVAAHTGESEEVARTQLEALVAQGVVQELEEGETLRYRPRLASKQRSKLSTNIWQNLE; this is encoded by the coding sequence ATGAATCAGGAACGAATCGATCAATCACCCACCGATTCCAGCGGACACCAAACTGATATTGGTCTGAATATGCTTGATATGATGAATTTGCCCGATGACCTGCAAAAACTCGTCAACTGGATGATGCGTCAAAAAAACGTGACCTTGCCGGAAGTGGCAGCTCACACTGGCGAAAGTGAGGAAGTTGCCCGCACCCAGTTAGAAGCTCTAGTAGCTCAAGGCGTCGTGCAAGAACTAGAAGAGGGGGAAACACTCCGCTACCGACCTCGCCTTGCCTCTAAACAGCGAAGCAAGCTATCTACAAATATCTGGCAGAACCTGGAGTGA
- a CDS encoding phage tail assembly protein codes for MDSDRIQTEFEFVLPRGLVDAQGGVHRQGVMRLATAKDEMCVQKDRGVQDNPAYGVLVMLSRVITCIGTVTEVTPTLLEGLFSRDLAYLREFYNRINQEGEAYIPVQCPQCNRQFQVELSLSGEF; via the coding sequence ATGGACAGCGATCGCATCCAAACAGAATTTGAATTTGTCCTCCCTAGAGGATTGGTCGATGCTCAAGGGGGCGTTCATCGCCAGGGGGTGATGCGTCTGGCAACGGCAAAAGATGAAATGTGCGTCCAAAAAGACCGGGGCGTTCAGGATAATCCAGCTTATGGAGTCTTGGTAATGCTCTCGCGGGTGATTACCTGTATCGGTACTGTAACCGAGGTAACGCCTACACTGTTAGAGGGTCTTTTCTCGCGAGATCTGGCATATTTGCGGGAGTTTTACAATCGCATTAACCAGGAGGGGGAAGCTTACATTCCGGTTCAGTGTCCCCAGTGCAATCGTCAATTTCAGGTGGAGCTTTCTCTATCGGGGGAATTCTAG
- a CDS encoding DUF6760 family protein: protein MGGILGYPSDVLRQEVALIAFHFHWSLEDILNLEHRDRRDWVTEISQLVQPE from the coding sequence ATCGGGGGAATTCTAGGCTACCCTTCGGACGTACTACGCCAAGAGGTAGCCTTGATAGCTTTTCACTTTCACTGGTCTTTAGAGGATATCCTCAATCTGGAACATCGCGATCGCCGGGATTGGGTGACAGAAATTAGTCAGCTGGTGCAGCCAGAATAA
- a CDS encoding FtsX-like permease family protein — protein MASIARKNLFEDIPRFLAAQAGIMFAVSLVTIQTGIFNGFTRATTLLIDNSNADIWVSSADMIHMELTLPIPAQRVVEARRVEGVEQAEPLIVQASLWRDSRNKISPMRIIGFNPAGELFSPGKVIQGSLSALKQPYTVMLDKSNLRPLNIKQIGDVAEVGSFKAQLVALTQDTQSITSNTFLFTSLETANAYANSRVTTSLNCKLQSGDIKCTSASASFNNPPAANNLSAPAPQKLTPTDLITYVLVQAKPGQDLQQLKKKLEAALPDTRAYTKAEMASQTRVFWQQRTGIGFILGLGAVVGIIIGMAIAGQILYASVSDHLKEYGTLKAMGASDWKIYGVIVEQALWMAVLGYIPSMVLCQGLGAWTFATQGIIILITPGSAIAIFGITTLMCVGSAIFAIQRVTRVDPAIVFKA, from the coding sequence ATGGCATCAATCGCCCGCAAAAACCTATTTGAGGATATTCCCCGCTTCCTGGCAGCTCAGGCGGGGATTATGTTTGCAGTTAGCTTAGTCACTATTCAAACGGGTATTTTCAATGGATTTACTCGCGCTACGACTTTGCTAATCGACAATTCCAATGCTGATATCTGGGTATCCTCAGCGGATATGATTCACATGGAGCTGACACTACCCATACCCGCGCAGCGAGTTGTTGAGGCTCGACGGGTAGAAGGCGTAGAACAAGCTGAACCGCTGATTGTCCAAGCATCTTTGTGGCGAGATTCTCGGAACAAGATTTCACCGATGAGAATCATCGGATTCAATCCAGCCGGAGAATTATTTAGTCCAGGGAAAGTTATTCAAGGAAGTTTGAGTGCCTTAAAGCAGCCTTACACGGTGATGCTGGATAAATCTAATTTGCGTCCTTTGAACATCAAACAAATTGGCGATGTTGCTGAAGTTGGCTCATTTAAGGCACAGTTAGTTGCTCTGACGCAAGACACTCAATCAATTACATCGAATACTTTTTTGTTCACCTCGTTGGAGACTGCCAACGCTTACGCAAATTCCCGCGTAACGACGAGTTTAAACTGCAAGCTCCAATCGGGTGACATAAAGTGTACCAGTGCGTCGGCGAGTTTTAATAACCCACCCGCTGCGAATAATCTATCTGCTCCTGCACCCCAGAAATTAACTCCTACTGATTTAATCACTTATGTATTGGTGCAGGCAAAGCCCGGTCAAGATTTACAGCAACTCAAGAAAAAGTTAGAAGCAGCACTACCAGATACCCGCGCTTATACGAAGGCTGAAATGGCATCGCAGACGCGGGTTTTCTGGCAGCAGCGCACGGGAATTGGGTTTATTTTGGGCTTGGGTGCCGTTGTTGGCATTATTATCGGGATGGCGATCGCAGGTCAGATCCTCTACGCTTCTGTATCTGACCACTTAAAGGAGTATGGTACGCTCAAGGCGATGGGAGCTTCTGATTGGAAAATTTACGGTGTGATTGTCGAGCAGGCGCTCTGGATGGCGGTTCTGGGCTATATTCCCAGCATGGTTCTTTGCCAGGGGTTGGGAGCTTGGACGTTTGCTACTCAGGGAATCATCATTTTAATCACGCCTGGAAGTGCGATCGCCATCTTTGGGATTACGACTCTGATGTGTGTTGGTTCAGCTATCTTCGCTATCCAAAGAGTGACTCGTGTCGATCCGGCTATTGTTTTTAAGGCATGA
- a CDS encoding phage tail protein produces the protein MTDFPEILTTCRFFLELKLNGSNDAVDGYFMDCSGFKSTQQVIEISEVTPQKWGKDGESKGRIVSTKIPGKVSYSNITLRRGLTCSMTLWNWIQAVQDGDWAEQRRDGSLVIYNQAAEEQFRFEFQRAWPTSYKISDVNAAGGELEIEEIEMTVEQLKRIQVARNDSN, from the coding sequence GTGACAGACTTCCCTGAAATTCTCACCACTTGCCGATTTTTTCTAGAACTAAAACTAAATGGCAGCAATGATGCAGTAGACGGCTACTTTATGGATTGTAGTGGTTTTAAGTCTACCCAACAGGTGATAGAAATCTCTGAGGTGACACCTCAAAAGTGGGGAAAAGATGGGGAATCTAAGGGTCGAATTGTCAGTACAAAAATTCCGGGTAAGGTTAGTTACAGCAATATTACTCTGCGCCGGGGTCTGACTTGTTCGATGACGTTATGGAACTGGATTCAAGCTGTCCAGGATGGAGATTGGGCTGAACAACGACGAGATGGTTCTTTGGTGATTTATAATCAAGCGGCGGAAGAACAGTTTAGATTTGAGTTTCAACGGGCGTGGCCTACTAGCTATAAAATTTCTGATGTGAATGCGGCTGGGGGTGAGCTGGAGATTGAAGAAATAGAAATGACAGTTGAACAGTTAAAACGGATTCAAGTAGCAAGGAATGATTCAAACTGA
- a CDS encoding CHASE2 domain-containing protein, whose translation MVSQLSSKIRSLLSNTNNLRTAALNFGGQVVLTSVVATSLVVGARQLGILQGQELGAFDQLTRMRRDEGPDNRLLLVEITEGDIQTEKGWPISDATIAKALEKLEQYEPRAIGIDIIRDVPVKEGNANLLKILKGSDRIITICQLSDGKQAGFPPPPGISPDQVGFADFVKEPDGWVRRSLLVANPPVPNAPLENPHLCSDPEEQITSLDLTLALMYLQAEGIEAEPSDDGNLKIGSTLFKSPDPNAGGYRKADTEGLQMLINYRSANLPAQKITLTDVLKGKIDPALVKDRVVLVGYTAVSVNDDFNTPYSAAQEGTQKMPGVVIHAQVVSQILSAVLDKRPLFWYWSEWGEIGWIWAWSLVGGLVAWRIRRPLLLVIAGGGAIALLFGTCYVLFLKAGWIPLVPPALALVTTAVGVVLIDRGYAKAIYQGVKGFLKIDIEIDQEKKERQVAEITESDYFQELQEKAKNLRSRESNPSEKTTSKLKVERSEAAETTAETDYLQQLQQKGKSFRNRSNDGEAEATTESTVEIPEAAETTTEIDYLQQLQQKGQELRNLSNDREAEATTEPTVEIPEATQASQATETTEEIDYLQQLQKKGKKLRNRHHDGQAEAVAESNVEIPEVALASQITSPVEELSNQQDGQGEAAIESNISTPKVLQPSQEVEETEELDYFQQLQQRATLRNWEEDRQTQAATELNTSIADVTPASQETESEELDYFQQLQQRANLRKSSSDGHAETTTESNSSTIEVLETSQEAESEELDYFQQLQQRAKTVRNTETEST comes from the coding sequence ATGGTTTCTCAGCTCAGTTCAAAGATTCGCTCCCTGCTATCAAACACAAACAACCTACGCACAGCAGCTTTAAATTTTGGTGGACAAGTTGTTCTCACCAGTGTGGTGGCGACAAGCTTGGTCGTGGGAGCTAGGCAACTAGGGATACTCCAAGGACAAGAGCTGGGTGCTTTTGACCAGCTGACTCGGATGCGTCGTGATGAAGGTCCAGATAATCGCCTGTTGCTGGTGGAGATTACTGAGGGAGATATCCAAACTGAGAAAGGGTGGCCTATCTCGGATGCCACAATTGCCAAAGCGTTAGAGAAACTAGAGCAGTATGAACCGAGAGCCATCGGTATAGATATTATTCGGGATGTTCCGGTCAAAGAGGGGAATGCCAATTTATTGAAGATCCTCAAAGGAAGCGATCGCATTATTACGATCTGCCAACTCAGTGATGGTAAACAGGCAGGATTTCCGCCACCGCCTGGAATCTCACCAGACCAAGTGGGATTTGCTGATTTTGTCAAAGAACCTGATGGATGGGTTCGCCGCAGTCTCTTAGTGGCAAATCCTCCAGTCCCGAACGCTCCCTTAGAGAACCCCCATCTTTGTAGCGATCCCGAAGAGCAAATCACCTCCTTGGATTTGACCCTAGCACTCATGTACCTGCAAGCTGAGGGAATCGAAGCAGAACCTTCAGATGACGGGAATCTGAAGATCGGTTCCACTCTCTTCAAAAGCCCCGATCCGAATGCTGGCGGATACCGGAAAGCCGACACGGAAGGGTTGCAGATGTTGATTAACTACCGTTCGGCAAATCTGCCTGCCCAAAAGATAACGCTCACAGATGTACTCAAGGGCAAGATAGATCCGGCTTTAGTCAAAGATCGCGTTGTTTTGGTTGGCTACACCGCAGTTAGCGTGAATGACGACTTCAACACGCCCTATAGTGCTGCTCAAGAAGGCACTCAGAAAATGCCCGGAGTGGTCATTCATGCTCAGGTTGTGAGTCAGATCCTCAGTGCAGTTCTGGATAAACGACCGCTATTTTGGTACTGGAGTGAGTGGGGCGAAATTGGATGGATTTGGGCCTGGTCGTTGGTGGGAGGCTTAGTGGCATGGCGGATTCGGCGTCCCTTGCTCTTGGTGATTGCGGGAGGGGGAGCGATCGCCCTCTTGTTTGGAACTTGTTATGTTTTGTTTCTCAAAGCAGGATGGATACCCCTCGTGCCCCCAGCATTGGCACTGGTGACAACGGCAGTCGGCGTCGTTTTGATAGATAGAGGATACGCCAAAGCCATCTATCAAGGCGTCAAAGGGTTTTTAAAAATCGATATTGAGATTGACCAGGAAAAGAAAGAACGCCAAGTAGCGGAAATTACAGAAAGTGACTACTTCCAAGAATTGCAGGAAAAGGCGAAAAATCTCAGGAGTCGAGAAAGCAATCCTTCTGAAAAAACAACTTCTAAATTAAAAGTCGAGAGGTCAGAAGCGGCTGAAACAACGGCAGAAACTGACTACTTACAACAGTTGCAGCAAAAGGGAAAAAGTTTCAGGAATCGATCCAATGATGGGGAAGCAGAAGCTACCACTGAGTCAACCGTTGAAATCCCAGAAGCCGCTGAAACAACGACAGAAATCGACTATTTACAGCAGTTGCAGCAAAAGGGACAAGAGTTAAGAAATCTATCCAATGATAGGGAAGCAGAAGCTACCACTGAGCCAACTGTTGAAATACCAGAAGCTACACAGGCAAGCCAAGCCACTGAAACAACAGAAGAAATCGACTACTTACAGCAGTTACAGAAAAAGGGTAAAAAGTTAAGAAATCGGCATCATGATGGGCAAGCAGAAGCTGTTGCGGAATCAAACGTTGAAATACCAGAAGTTGCATTGGCAAGCCAAATTACTTCTCCTGTCGAAGAATTAAGCAATCAGCAGGACGGACAGGGAGAAGCCGCAATTGAGTCCAATATCTCCACCCCAAAAGTCCTCCAGCCAAGCCAAGAAGTTGAAGAAACCGAAGAACTCGACTACTTCCAGCAGTTGCAGCAACGAGCAACCTTGAGAAATTGGGAGGAAGATAGGCAAACCCAAGCTGCTACTGAGTTAAATACCTCAATAGCAGATGTCACACCAGCAAGCCAAGAAACTGAAAGTGAAGAACTCGATTACTTCCAGCAGTTGCAGCAACGAGCAAACTTGAGAAAATCGAGCAGCGACGGGCACGCAGAAACCACTACCGAGTCAAATTCCTCAACAATAGAAGTTCTAGAGACTAGCCAGGAAGCTGAAAGCGAAGAACTCGATTACTTCCAGCAGTTGCAGCAACGGGCAAAAACCGTGAGGAATACAGAGACTGAATCTACCTGA
- a CDS encoding ABC transporter ATP-binding protein — protein sequence MSSLQAHRKAIIGIGVEMVFQSGGSRFQALKRVNLEIFKGDIQLLMGPSGSGKTTLLSILAGILTPTAGSVHLLGEEITRMSRSQLAKFRLENIGFIFQGFNLFPALTAAENIEVALNLKGIRGRMARQQAQILLEQVGLADKAKNLPRDLSGGQKQRVAIARALAGNPQLIMADEPTAALDSHSGHAVIELLRQLAKEGGCTVLMVTHDSRIMDVADRVLHLEDGRLKA from the coding sequence ATGAGTTCGCTTCAGGCTCACAGAAAAGCCATTATCGGCATCGGAGTAGAAATGGTATTCCAGTCGGGAGGATCGCGTTTCCAAGCCCTTAAAAGAGTCAATCTGGAAATCTTCAAGGGCGATATTCAACTATTGATGGGGCCATCTGGATCGGGTAAAACGACCTTACTCTCAATTTTGGCTGGGATTTTGACGCCGACTGCTGGCAGCGTACACTTGCTGGGGGAAGAGATTACAAGGATGTCTCGGAGCCAGTTAGCAAAGTTCAGACTGGAAAATATTGGCTTTATTTTTCAAGGATTTAACTTGTTTCCGGCGCTGACTGCGGCTGAGAATATAGAAGTAGCGCTGAATCTGAAAGGGATTCGGGGACGAATGGCACGGCAACAAGCACAAATTTTGCTAGAACAGGTGGGATTGGCGGATAAGGCGAAAAATTTACCCCGCGATTTATCTGGGGGACAAAAACAACGGGTAGCGATCGCTCGTGCTTTAGCTGGCAATCCTCAGTTGATTATGGCAGATGAGCCTACGGCGGCTTTAGATTCTCACTCCGGACACGCTGTGATTGAGTTACTGCGTCAGCTCGCCAAGGAAGGCGGTTGCACGGTTCTGATGGTGACACACGATAGTCGAATTATGGATGTTGCCGATCGAGTGTTGCATCTAGAAGATGGAAGGTTGAAGGCATAA
- a CDS encoding MinD/ParA family protein: MSKIVSIHSFRGGTGKSNSTANLAALVARFGYRVGIVDTDIQSPGIHVLFGFDEQKMEHSLNDYLWGRCLIEEAAYDVTSVLRKTGVKGGSIHLIPSSIKAGDITKVLREGFDFGLLNDGFQEIMETLNLDYLFIDTHPGLNEETLLSITISDILVLILRPDRQDFQGTAVTVEVARKLQVPKMLLLVNKALPVLDFDALKQQVEKTYNAPVAGILPLSEEMIQMASSDLFCLRFPDHPLSKVMEKVAKMIMA, translated from the coding sequence ATGTCAAAAATTGTGTCCATCCACTCATTCCGGGGTGGCACCGGCAAATCAAATTCGACGGCGAATCTGGCAGCTTTAGTGGCTCGCTTTGGGTATCGCGTTGGTATCGTTGATACCGATATTCAATCGCCAGGAATTCACGTGCTTTTCGGTTTCGATGAGCAGAAGATGGAACACTCTCTCAATGACTACCTGTGGGGTCGCTGTTTAATTGAAGAAGCTGCTTATGATGTCACCTCAGTTTTAAGAAAAACTGGCGTTAAAGGCGGCAGCATTCATCTGATTCCTTCTAGTATCAAAGCAGGGGATATTACTAAGGTTCTGCGCGAGGGATTTGATTTTGGTCTCCTCAATGACGGTTTCCAAGAGATAATGGAAACCTTAAATCTGGATTACTTATTTATTGACACCCACCCAGGTCTTAACGAAGAAACTCTACTTTCTATTACTATCTCTGATATTTTGGTGCTAATTTTGCGTCCAGACCGCCAGGACTTTCAGGGGACTGCTGTGACGGTGGAGGTGGCTCGGAAATTACAGGTGCCTAAGATGTTGCTGCTAGTAAATAAGGCGCTACCCGTTTTGGATTTTGATGCCTTGAAGCAACAGGTAGAAAAAACCTACAATGCTCCGGTGGCTGGAATTTTGCCGCTTTCAGAAGAGATGATTCAAATGGCAAGCAGCGATCTCTTTTGCCTGCGGTTTCCAGATCATCCCTTGAGTAAGGTGATGGAAAAGGTTGCCAAGATGATTATGGCTTAA